DNA from Brassica napus cultivar Da-Ae chromosome C4, Da-Ae, whole genome shotgun sequence:
ATAACATAAAGTCAGAAATGAACATCTAAAAAAGTCAGACGTTGAAACCAAACCTGGGACTAGCATGTTCGTAACACTCCCCATCCCTACGGTAGGTGATCACGGCTACCTCGGCACCCAATTGTGTGGACATTTTTTCCACTTTCCTCCCCAAAGCTTGGTTCTGATTACTGAAAGAGCTGTTACTCATGGTGGAAAGAGAAAACTAAGAGAAAAAGTGATAATGTTTGGGGAAGAACAAACGGGTTTGCGGTTTATATAGCCAAAGGACTGCTCACTTGTAAGTTTGAAAAAGAGTTAAAACGAAACAAACTTCTTGTCTGCAAGTCAAACACAAACCTTAGTTGCTAACCGAAAGTTAATTacacaatttagcaaaaaaagaaaagtttattACACAAACCTTATTTGCTAAACGAAAGTTTATTACACAATTTTAGGAAAAAGGACAAAAATGGTTTATTACACAAAACTTATTTGATAAGCAAGAAACAATTAAGCGTATCTGCATCCTTcacaagttttttaaaaaatgatgcGGAAGTATGATAGTGTTTGTTGAACACGTGTACTTGCTCGTTGTGTTTGACTCGCAGACGAGACGAGTCTCGTTTCAACGCATGGATTCATTGCACCACTACTATATGAGACCGTTCACCGTTGGTTAATGGTTggtaatataaaatcatattcgaATTCGAAGTTTAAATAAATGCCACACTATTCTCTTTTTAGTTTATCTTTGCTATTTTGTGACTTGAAATAGCTCCAAGTACATACacatacaagaaaaaaagaatatatatttattttcttaaaacaagGAAATTTTTATAGAAAGTATTATTAAGATTCTTATTATGAAAACAATTGTATTTAGTTGGGCCTGTATTACGGGCCCATGACGAGTTGAAGAAAATTAGGATGTTTGATGGGTAGCATTATTATTATTCGAAAGTGAATTGGGAAACGGGAGgcgagggagagagagagatgcccAGGTAAATGTCTCTCAGCTTAGGGTTTGGTTTCGTTCTTGTTGATTAGGTTTGATCCTAGAATCTGACTAGCTTAGGGTTTTGGtttcgttgttgttgttgaaatGGTTCTCACGCTATATATTGAATCTGACTTATTTGTTCTTGTACAGAACTACACGCAGATCTGTAAAACAAAGGCTCCAATATATACAAGTTATCCAAGAATTGGTATGACACTcgttgataataaaaataaaacacacaaattttgttttttattcttaCAAGAATCTTACTTGTGTGTTCTTGCAGCAGGAGGAGATCAAGTTGTTACAGATTTCCAACGAGTAGGACTCcgatctttatttttttttcttatgcatTTTTTTGCTTCTTTCTCGAACTTATTGAAAccattattattaatattccaGGAAACTGAATGGGGAGGGTCTAGACGGTCTGAGCTACACCGAGCTGGCTTCACTTGAAACTATGTTAAAGGAGGGCTTCCGCATTGTGGAAGAACAAACAGATAAGGTTCgggtttttttttctccaaccATCTTGGTctgattataaattcttttgTTTAATAGTGTAACCATTCCTTCTGTTTCAGGCACAGCAGGAACTATTACTCAGGGAGGTAGAGATCTCATCTTAAGTTCAAAGTTTAAACCATTTTTGTAATATATGTCTATTTTGACCCCGTCCCCTCCTCCATTTCAGATTGTTGATTGCGATGTTATGGGAAAGGAATGGCTTGAcgaaaaagagaaagaggattTGGCCTACCAATCGCTTCTGGCAAGGAGAAGAACAGCTATGAGGAACAAGGCTCGAGAACTCCGTCTCAGGTAAAACGCTATgatcatttttttctctctctataagaaCATGAAATCATCATCGATCTTCTTGTGGATACAGCCCTCAAGACAGCCAAAAGGAGCATAGCTATAATCATGAAACACTGGTGAGTATCGATATATCGATGCCCATATTCTCATCTCTCATGTCCTGTCGCTTCACATTGGGTTTGTCTGTTTCTTGCAGATGTTAACCATCGAATGTTTGAAAATCGAGAAGGAGAGATTAAGGGTTCTGAACCAGTATGTGATTACATTCATTCCtccgtttttaattttttttttagtgccGTGACTGTCTTTTTCATTGTTGGGGCTCGTTACAGGAGAATGATTGGTAAAGAGGTTGACGGTATGGGTTATTCGGAACTGTTGGTGTTTAGCTGTGCGATACAGAGTGGTATGTTGAAAGccgaagaagaaaagaagaagataaaacgtGCAAGGCAGGTTCTTGGGGGCATTTAGTAAGAGAGTCTTGTGACTATGTATTTAGATAGTTATAAGTTGGTTCTGGCTTTATGTGTTACTAATAATCTATGTCTCTCTAGTGattatgattaaatttaaaagacTTATGGTTTGCGAGATTGTTTATGTGCAAAAgatcaaaatgaaaataaactgTAAACATCAAAGTATCCTTTTTGGTCTCTATTCTGTAACTATAGACGCTCCAAAAGCTCAAGGCTTCTTCTACATATGCTCGAGTGTGCCACCTTGATAGTAGGTGAAGACCATCTAGATGGATGATCGAACTTGATAGTCAGTCACATATGAAGGTTACCATTAGCAT
Protein-coding regions in this window:
- the BNAC04G44600D gene encoding uncharacterized protein BNAC04G44600D; its protein translation is MPRTTRRSVKQRLQYIQVIQELQEEIKLLQISNEKLNGEGLDGLSYTELASLETMLKEGFRIVEEQTDKAQQELLLREIVDCDVMGKEWLDEKEKEDLAYQSLLARRRTAMRNKARELRLSPQDSQKEHSYNHETLMLTIECLKIEKERLRVLNQRMIGKEVDGMGYSELLVFSCAIQSGMLKAEEEKKKIKRARQVLGGI